The Solanum lycopersicum chromosome 2, SLM_r2.1 DNA window GGTGACAGCCACAAGCAGCGCAAATGAATGCGCTGCTTGTACCTTCTTCACCACTTGGCATAAACTCTCTGCAACCATCTACTGCATGTCCTCCAACACGCGCCGCGTGATTCTTCTGGCACTCTTTGTATCTCACGATCCTTACTGTAAAGGCTGAGTTCGTAGAGCTTTCTGATGTCACTGACTCATCGTCTTGATTCTCAAACAGTtgaatttttctcatttttaaacTATGATAGATAGATAAGTTTTttagatataaataaaatgactaATGGAATATGAGTGGGAGAAGATATTTTTGGGGGATTTGGAGAAACTAAATCTTGTGCTAATATATagctattatatatataataatagagGTAGTGTTCTTTTAacaaaccctaaccctagctAGAAGACATGTTTTTACACCTCACTGCTAGATAGAaagtaaaaagaattaaattctGAAATATATATGAACTTTGAACGAAATTAGtgtaataattttaaactttGGGCAGGACGTATTGTCGTTCATTATTTCATAGTGTATATTCAAGATATATAAGTGTCCAGTTGGACAAgttactatttataatgatacaatatttatgatgttcaTGTGATCACTTgcatatctttaaaatacattattaaacaGTGCAACGTAATAGATTCTGTCCAAAGTTTGAAATTGTTACAGTAATTTCAGTTAAAGTATgaatatatttcaaacttttttcccGAAGTAAAATCACATCTATTATTTGTAGAGCGttaagtttatatattgatAGACCCAATAGTATAAAAAATAGTGTCACAATCAAAAAACTTAAGTAATGAGTGTGAGTGTTTGGTATGAAAGGAAAATGTTTTACCagaaatgaaagatattttctttattttttggtgtttgatttgtaaacacaaaatattattataaaaaatatttacatataatctagaaaaatattttagatgtaAACACAGAGATGGGATTATGGCGTATAGGGGtgtgttaaaatattatttctccaacacataataaaaagtcattttccGTATTTTTAAGAAACGGTAAAAAATATTCCTTCTTGGCATTTTTATAACTTTGACCATTCAGCActcatttccttttcttttcttttcaatagtGGATAACTATTTTATGATTCATGTTATTGGGGTCTTTTCTTGGTAAATTTCTCTATAATGGGTCGTTATGAATTGATTGCTCAACATCTAATTTCAATCACGTACTTACCAAGTTTATTGCTTGGCTTAAAAATAGATTTgtccttcattttcttttatagataaaaagatcttaataaatcatttttcaGTTAATTAATTACCCTCCAACATGACTAATTGGTTTCTAATTATAGATAACCAGCTAAACTTTGCCTCCTTATCAGCCAAATTTAACTACGTGGTCTTCAAAACTCCAATTTTAAGATCGTGAATTTGAATCATCAAGAAACTTAAATGAAGATCGATGAATTATACTATGAAAGGGGTAAAAAGGAGTAGTAGTAAAATTAAGTTCACTTGTATTGCTAGCCCAATAGTACCAAAAATATATTGCAGTCGATAACTAACCTACTAAAAATGTACGGACagaacattttaatttaataatgttaTGCCACATATATTATAATGTCTTACACAATTTTGGGTTATGTCTGATCAAAAGTAATGCATGCATGGAATTTCTCAGGTTAAAGACATTAGATATATATCCAACATTTAATAAATGCACATATACTGGATTGTGATTCGTGGTGCGGTGTGGTGAAATTACTTCATTCTTAATTAGAAGTCTTGAATTTGAGTCCCGGGGTTCGAACTTAAAACTCCTTCACTTAAATGGACACTTATTACCACTACACCGAAAGCATAGTTTTTTGCCAATTAGATGTccaactttaaatatatatatatatcccatgtagaatttgacatatatatacatcgtaaaaattttcacaaaaaatgtCCAATTGAATACTCTGGGATAGCTCTAGCTATGCCCCTGATCCTGGAtatggaaaaaatattattgggaGCGCCACCCCTGAACAGGCCTACGCACTCTGCGAGGCCTGTTCAGAAATATATAGTACTATAGGTTAAGTTAAAAAGCAATAGGTGAACTAGTCGAATAAGCTCTAAATCCTTTTATGTAATGGGGAGGCCTAGCTAGATATTTTCAATTAGCACCCACAGTTAATCACAAACACTTAAAACTGGTATTATTCCTAATTCTCCAATACTTAATTCTAAACCATAATCAACATTTTGTCTGGACTAATAAGGTAATCCTTAAAGGCTGAAGCAACAATATTTGTCTCTTTTTCTTAATGGCCATTTTTAGGTGTCTGCAGTGATACGTAATTAATAATTGGTTCCAAGTATTCTCCAATCATCTAAATATCcgaaacaataaaaaataatttttaatgacaataaatatacatattgaCAAAAAGTGTTATAAGAAGTATTAGTTAATTGTTATTAGATTTAGTGTCACCATAGGCTTTAGAAACATTTATAAAGAATGTTATTTATCGCTAAGAATACATATATTACGGCAATTAAGCTATTACTATTAATTAACTActgctaaaaattatttttgatgtaGTGGACTCTTTTTTTGTCATAGATATATATACTCCCGtccatttaaatttattttttctaattttaaattgaaaaagagtttaagaaaaaaaattggtctTGATTTATAAGAGACATAGAATGTatcaaattaacataattttgaTGTCATAAAACATGTCAGgtgaaaattaaattcaaaaattttgtatAGTAGTTTGTTTGATTCCACGAACTAATATTATATTCGGAAAAGGGTGAAAAAATTATACCTTACTTATGGTATAAAGGTTCACAAATAAGTGAATAACCGTATCTACCAATTGCTTAGTTTTTTGGTTAAAGAATatcaatcaaattaatattCTAAATCTgatgatattttcttatttcaagaGTTTTATATAACATATATTCTTATGATTAATCACATATAGACTAtagtattatttaatatatattcaaatctattcatttttaaaCTCAAACCCGCTAAcctattttatgattttatctgACCCTGTTTTTTTAGTTTGAAGAGATATTTTTctgggaaaaaaatatttatattaaaagatatttttgaaactaataaataaatgaagggTATTTGTAGGTTATTTTCTATAGAATATTTTTGTACCTATTCTTTTGGACAGAAGAGGAATTATTAGAAAAttctactaatttttttaaagaagataTTTTTAGCAACTTCTCAActgaaaagaataataaaatactgtttttgctttttttaaGAAAGCAATTTTATAGATTCAAATttctaaaaagatttttttttttttcaaataaaggtattttttttctctatcaaAATAACCGTATGGTTAGAGATAAtttctcataaatataaaagtttatctttaattcaaatcctttaactTCTCTCATCTGCCTAAGTCGGGTAAAACATTATCTAGGGTAAAACATTGACTCACgtgaatttatgatttttttgttaaattagatatttataataatattatttagaattgccataatatataattagtttataCATATGTTATAAGAATGTTAAATGGTGCTTTAAAATAATCTAGATTACGTTTTAAACAGTTAGATGCGGTTGAATTTGAAAGTGGAAATAGATATATAGTTATCTTTATTAGAAAATGCTTTAACCTTAATATGAGATTTTTctacaaaaatttatatttagttagattttaatataaatatcaaatatcgaaggataaaaaaaaaaagttaaagtgGAAATGTCGACATTAGTTGTTCTATCTTCGAACTTAATCAACACCAACTATTTGAATATGGGGTCCTCATGGTTAGTTTAATCCCATTATcttcaaatatatattgtaataaTTAATTCCATTAAATGGACCCTATCTTTTAAAGAGGCTGTTAACTACTACTCTATAACACTAGATCATGCATAATATAGTGTAGAGTTAAAAAATTTCTtcgaaatttaatttttacccTTTTCATTACAAAATTGaactaaaagaaattaataaaaatttatgttaatcTTTGCTAGAAGCATCATTACCTGCTTTGATATTGTTTAATTTGTTACGATCTTAATTTGGACAAGAaagccttttttttttctttcttgtcaGTAAATTTAATTGTTTCTTTTAAAGTCAAATGTTTTCTTCTAAGTTAATTTTGAATTCCTAAAAAGTAACACTACAATATCAATAACATATTGTTATCACATAAACTGTGATATGGAGAAGGTAAAATATACACAGATCTTATCTTTACTTTGAAAGTAAAGAGATTGTTTTTAATATGTCCTTTACTGGAAAGAACAGTTCAGagcaaaaatgaaaattaatgcaaaaatcatgacaaaatactatgaaaagcataacaaatcattttcaaataattacaccaaaataatacaataatggATGTATAAAAAATAGCAAATAGTAACAGAAATCGAAGGACTATGAGAGAAATGCTACTCCATATAAATATTAGCAAGACAATGCTTGCTACTCCACTTTCTATCTTAATTTGTCTCCTCCAATCTTCCTATTTACGGATATCTCCTCAGTAAGTTAAAATTTTGTCCTCTACTCGATAAGATAAAACTATGTCATGTCTTGTATAATTAACTCGATCTCTCGAATACTGTTTCAACCTACACCTATGCCTCTTTTAAAATCACCAATAGCCAGTCTCTCACACCTACACATTAAGACATCTATACATATCCTCCTAATTAAGGTCTAACAAACTCAAAATTATTGAACAAATGAATACATATCAATCGATCGATAATGAGAAAACTGATACTAATCAATGCAAGTAatcttaattataataatgattcaTGATAATGAGCACACTAGTTAAGTAAACTAAAAATGTGTAAGTAATGTAGTTTGTAAATAGTAATGATGATGAGTAATTTTGAGTTTGTTAGGTACTTAATTAAAGATAAACATGATTATGCTTCTAAGAGGGATAATGAATTATGACTAATTTTTGTAGGGTTTTTGACCTACACTACACATGTTGTTGACGCCCACCACAGAGAAAATCGTTTCTCACTTTTGTGATTAGTTAGCTTTTTTTGTGGTAACCATTGACTAATAAAGCATCTTAAGGCTCCTAATTATACTTGCATTTTTCTCTATAATCAAGTTAATTAATAAGACAATTAAGaataattaactttattttaattcatcattTGACCAAACAAACAAATTGTTTTCTCAAATGAGAAGACTGATCAGCATTATTGATTATGACTTAAAAGTTAAATGCTTTCCTTTCTCCTTTGGTCCCATGAATGATCACAAACTTAACCTGATTATATGTAGTAGCGAAATCGACATTACATGGCATAATTTGTCTTTTAAACGGGttgatctttaatttttgtcCCGAGAAATTGAACTTATATCTAGCGgaacataaattatttaaaggCGCGAAGCATAACTTATGGAATGTGATGGGCCAAAAATGCAATAACCCCAAAATTTAGTaggaaaaatgacagaaattCCACCATTAAGTTTtcttattaccattatcccctattagttttacaaattcCTAAAATCCCTCATTTtcacgcatcagattaatgtatcagcgccatcaaattaatgtatcatcGCATCAAATtgatgtatctcgcgcatcatattaatgtatctcgcgtaatagattaatatatctcgcgcatcagattaatgtatctcgcgcatcatattagtgtatcatgtataaaatgtaaatcaaattagtgtatcatgtaatatatataatgtatcttacttaacgattaatgtatatcacgcatcagattaatgtatcaacgcttatttttgttgtatcagtttcagggatttctgtaattataaacttataagagacaaataataattttgctTTAAAAGTATGTAATTTCTGTccttttcccaatttagtactatAGCAATTGGATCTCACTCAAGTCTTGGGCTTATTCAACTTGAAAGTTTAAAGGTCCAGCAATCATTATATGATTAATATGTGAATAATACCAGCACACAGACTAACACATTGGCTTTCACTTCTTGAGTCATGCAGACGGCCCAAATTAACTGAAGCATTAAATGGACTAGTTTAGATTACTAtaaggaaaattgtatataatatcaaactaataacctaaaataaatggaatagttagggtttgatttaattatgctccatagcaaacattagctgaAATTTGTCAGcatctctctcccaaaaatctcactcgccactctcctttctcgctcgcctctctcgctttatacacagaaatgtataattctgtttctgttttgtataaagcgagagaaaattgtatatacacatgcaaaaaatgtatatcttcgtgttatacacttaattatacaatttacaaacattttacttcaaatattgcagagaaaaaggccaacgaattatacaattgcgaattatacaattgcaatgaaatacaattttctctagctttatacaacaaaagtgtatatactgtgtttctgtttttgtataaagcgagaaaaacatacatCTTCttgttatacacttataattatgcaatatacatacattttaatttgattcaactgtatgcaaagcaaattatacaattgcagcgaaataggccagcgaattatacaatttagaccagcgaattatacaattgtatatgtatagcgaattatacagttttatgtttgttatagagcgcaattatgcaaactttgctataacatacaaatatgaattttttgtttgctatatgtgaaagttgccctttaatatattcaaaggaAAAACTGTCTAATTAGATAAATATCCCTATTATATTTACTAATTTCTTCTTATATTCCGAATAGTTATATATTATCTCACTAGTTAATAAATTTACATCATATTTCAAGTCAAATATATCTAGATGCATATATTTTTGCTatcaaacatactaaaataggaaaaaaggCGAACGAGATCCACATATACATGTGCATCATTCTCGGATGCATGTgaatcacactagatacatgtatatgaGTTGCTAGCGTGAGAGTCACATACATGAGAATCCATTTGAAtatagggtgtgtttggtatgaaggaaaatgttttccatagaaaatgttttcctggaaaacaaatagattttggacttattttctcatgtttggttggtgagtagaaaacattttttgaaaatgatttttagtgtttgatttatgaatgaaaaatatttttgaggaacatcttttatttttactagaatacaaaataatttatgaaattgaaaatattttttaaaaacaattttttttgggtggtggtGATAGAGGGTGGGGGtagttgggggggggggtagagggagggggtaggagtgaaaaaacaaaattttgaagttgatagtatttttaaaaaacaaaattaattttttgaagggTTGGGGGTGAGGGTGAGGGGGTTGGTAGGGTGGGTAGGGGGGCTGGCCGGGAGGGGGGGaggtaggagtttaaaaataaaattttggagttgaaaatatttttaaaaagcaaaattaattttttggggagggggtggTGTTCGGGGAGGGGGGAGGGTGGTCAGAGatcgggtgaaaaaataaaaattgaaaatatttttttaaaaaaattaatgtttttcccccaaaaaatgtaatttgaaattggatgagagctttggaaaatgttttccttaatttttgaaaggaagtcattttccttaatttttatatatatatatatatatatataaagttcaaaatctaataaaattttGACTAGCATAAATTTAAGTCTCATAACCTAGTACAATTTCGGTAAGTTACAAATTGATCtcctaataataaaattgtctAGTCTAATCTAATTTAGTAGATACCAAACTTCACTCAAAtatacttaaaagaaaaattacataaagaaaataaagatgtGATATATTTACTATACgtaactataattttttttaaaaaaaattatgattcatAGCTATAGTTAAGATTTTATAGAAAATTTCTCTCCCTCCGTTGCCTCTCTCCTATCTCTATGCACTCTCACTCATCTCTCTCTTgctcatttctctctctccttcacCTCTTCctctatttctctctctacaatATCAATACAAATGGTAACaattaactatataaatataaatgattaTACATAGACAGAATACATAAGGCAACGTATGAAATGCAATTTGTTATCAATTATAACAACAATATAATTGTATTTGTTGatacaattatacaaactctaTTTGTTAATATACTTGATACAATTGATTTGCATCAATGAATTAAATACAATAGCTTTTCCcataattttattcatgatACAGATGAATTGTATCAATTATGTGTACTCGTGATACAATCATTAGCCAGatctcacctctctcctccttctcccaatttcgctcgcctctcttctcCCTCTTTCAATCTCATTCGCCCGTAGATCTCCTCCTTTTAACATGTATCTATGTATCGTAATtaagcaaaatataattagaaagactaattatattttgatttttaactgtttttgaaattttctctaTATTTAACAACTAATCAAATGAATTGAAAAATGCATCTCTAGTCCTTTCTAATTCTGGAGTACTAGTAGTACTAGATATATACTAGTATTGTGCCAAGAAAGGTCAATTAGCGCAAGTGTAGAGCATAGTGCAATTGTGTGTAAATGCTCAAGTCTGAACGATTAACATTAGGAGTAGAGCCGTCAATATAGGCTAGGTTTGTTGGGTCAATTTGtcttaatttgaaatttaataggGTTGGGCTAGAATTATTGAGGCCCATTtgagaaaaagattttttaaccCGATTTGAATGTCTGCTGATTTGTGGGGTTTGAAAATATCGATAGGGCCGAGCTGTGAGACCgtgaccaataaaaaataattaaaaaaatataatataatttaaaatttaaaattaaagagagttcaaactaaaaaataattaggttaatatttctatttagatatttatacttgaaaaaaacttaataaatattataaagataattttatttgtcgatttgattaaaaagtagcaacattaacatcatataatattattttgtcgatatttatgataatatttttaaattataatttataattataatttaataattttaaaattaatataatttttttaaaagtgggCTGACCCGGTAAGCCTGTAGCACACGTACTTGTGGGTTGAGCCGGTCGTTTGCTGGCCCATATAAAAAATGAGCTAATCCGACTTGACCCGTAAAATATCGAAGCCTATATGGGTTAGCCTTGATGAAGTGGACTAGCTCATATTGACAGTTGGGTTAGCCCAGATGGGATGGACTAGCCCAGATTGACAGTTATAATTAGGAGCCGAATGAGAGCACATATTACGAGTTTGGCTGAATCTAATATATTTAGTCCAAAAAAATTCACTGAACatatataaactaataatttaaaatttaattacttgataaaaataaaattttgaagttatatACATTAAATTATTGACTGGCAGGGTTGCACCATTCTCTAATTGCAATGAGAAAACCACATGGGTTGAGTTAAATCCCAATGGAGGCACATGTGCCTCTGTCCATTCATTTACCAACTCTTTAATTCAATTTTCAGGTAGGGTTTAGTAAATATAGTAGGGTCCAAAACCATGTGACCAAATCAAATTTCACTAATTTAAAAACAGATCAAGAATGTGAATAAGAGCTAGGAGTACCATACCCAAAGTGTGCATACATGACATGTTTTAGGAAATATTAAAGTTTGGTGCGGATAAAATGTATTTCAATTCACATACGTGAATACGAGAATTTAAGGCTTATTATAAGATTTTATTtggatgaaatattttttgaaaattaacttCTAAAGTTAAATTAGTCTCAGAACATGATTTGACACTTGATTCTCCTTTCACTCGTTATGTTTGAAGGATTCTTCAAcgatatctttatttattaatactCTCCATCAAAACATGTGATATTTCTAATGTGAGATAATCCCAATTAAAATCTAGATTAATAAACCAAATATCGAATGTCATATGaagattcaaaaa harbors:
- the LOC101253753 gene encoding mini zinc finger protein 2-like, producing MRKIQLFENQDDESVTSESSTNSAFTVRIVRYKECQKNHAARVGGHAVDGCREFMPSGEEGTSSAFICAACGCHRNFHRREVETEVASHSLSSSSLSSCVLF